Within Candidatus Desulfatibia profunda, the genomic segment CATTATGGCTACGGTCTGATTTTGGCAAGGATCGGCAATCGCCAAGATGCCGTTGAACAACTGAAAATTGCGTTGGAAAAAAAGGCTTTCGATCCTTATATTCTAAAGGATATCGGCCGGATTTATTTCCTCGATGGTCGCTACCAGGAGGCCTTGGATACATTCAGTGCTGCCGGAAGTATTGCTGCATACGATCCGGAGGGGCTTTTCTATCTCGGACGCACTCAAACGGAAATGGGACGGGTTAAGGAAGCCGCCGATACCCTGGAGCGACTGATCACCATAAATCCTGAATATTCTCAAGCATATTATTTTCTGGGTGAAGCTTATGGCAAACTGAACAGGTTGGATTATGCCCATTATTATCTGGGGATCTATTATAAAAAAACTGCAAATTTTAAAAACGCTACGTTTCACTTGCAAAAGGCTTTGGAAACGATGAGCGACGCCGATAAAAGGCTTAAAATTGAACAAATGCTGAATGAGGTTCGTAAAGAAATAGCAGAATCAAGGAAAAGGGCGACTCCGTAAATGTCACCGCGATAAACCTGGCCGCGGCAATCCGTTTACTTACGGTCAAAATGGGAAAACTGCATGGTAAACGTTCCTCTTCCCTGAGTGGCGGATCGCAGTACGGTTGAGTAGCCGAACATGTTTGCCAGCGGAACGACGGCCTTGAGGACCTGCAAGCCAATTTTGTGCTCGATCGACGCGATTTTGCCACCGCGTGAATTCAAATCTCCGATGACATCGCCCATAAACGCTTCCGGAACATAAACTTCTACATCCATAATCGGGTCGAGCAGAAATGGTTTTCCATTTTCGAGGGCCGCTTTGCATGCCATGGATCCACTGACAGTATAGGCCAGATCCGTCCCCTGGGATTCCTTATAGGAACCGCCGGTAAGAACGGCTTCGACATCGACCACGGGATAACCCATTAAGGCTCCGCTGGCCAAAGATTCCATTACCCCTTTTTCGATGGCAGGTATGAACATGCCGGGTATGGTTTCCGGACGGATTTTAGATCTGAATCTGTTTTCGCTGCCGCGTTGAAGAGGTCTTAGTTTTAACGTTACTTCACCGAAGTGGCGCTGTCCGGAAATTTCCTTGTCAAACACGGCAGACCCCGCAGCTTCCTGTCCAATAGTCTCGCGGTAGACAACCTGGGGTTTGCCCACATTGACATTGGTATTGAATTCACGCTGCATGCGGCTGATAATGACTTCAAGGTGAAGTTCTCCCATGCCGGACAAAATTGTCTGCCCGGTATCATCATCTTTCTTGAACCTTAAGGTCGGATCTTCGGCAATAAATTTTTCCAATACCTCATCCAACTTTTCCTCGTCGGCATGGGTTTTAGGCTCTATAGCTACGGAGATGACCGGTTCGAAAAACTCAATTTTTTCCAGTAGCACCGGATGCTCGCTTATGCATAGGGTTTCGCCTGTTGAGGAATCTTTCAAACCGACAACTCCTACAATGCCGCCGGCGCCCGCTGACTCGATGCGCTCCCGCTTGTTGGCATGCATCTTGAAGATGCGGGAGAGTTTTTCATGTATTTTGCGGCCGGGATTGTATACGGTCGATTTGGTGTGCAATTCGCCGCTGTATATTCTGACATAGGAGAGTTTTCTCCCTTCCATCATGGCGACTTTGAATATGAGGGCGGCAAGCGGGTCTGACCTTTCAGCCCTGCATTCGATAATATCCCCTGTTTCAGGGTGTGTGCCTTTTATGGGGGGCACATCGACCGGGCTTGGGAGGAATTGCCCGATAGCGTCCAGCAGCGGTTGGATGCCTTTATTCCGCAAGGCACTGCCGCACAACAGCGGCACCAGCTTCATGTTTATCGTTGCTTTTCGAATGGCGGCTATCAGGTTTTCCGGAGCAACCGGAACTTCGGACAGATAGGCTTCCATAATTTCATCATCAACTTCAGCAACGGTTTCAATGAGTTTTTCATGATATTCTTCGGCAGTATCCAGAAGGTCGGGCGGGATTTCTCCGGTTGTAAAGGTCGCTCCTAAATCGTCTTCCTGCCAGATAATCTGTTGCATACGGATCAGGTCGATGACGCCGACAAAGTGGTCTTCGGATCCAACCGGCAGTTGTATAATCAGCGGATTGGCCTTCAGCTTGTCTTTCAGCATGTCTATCGTTCCAAAGAAACTGGCGCCGATTCGGTCCAGTTTGTTGATAAATGCGATCTTGGGAACGTGGTATTTGTCTGCCTGCTTCCAGACAGTTTCCGACTGGGGTTCGACTCCGCCGACGGCGCAAAAGACACCGATGGCACCGTCAAGCACGCGCAATGATCGTTCAACTTCGATCGTAAAATCGACGTGTCCGGGTGTATCGATGATATGGATTTCGCTTCCTTTCCAGTGGCAGGTGGTCACGGCGGAAGTGATCGTGATGCCCCGCTCCTGCTCGTCCGGCATCCAATCCATCACCGCTTCGCCGTCGTGTACCTCGCCGATTTTATAAGAGCGCCCCGTATAGTAGAGTATGCGCTCGGTCACGGTTGTTTTGCCGGCATCAATATGGGCGATGATTCCGATATTGCGGATATGGTTTATGCTGTGCTTCTTTTTCATCGTATCAAAAGCATGTTGGCCTTAAAGGGAAAACGCAGATCAACGTGACCGGCAAGCGTCATCGATTCGCGTCCGTCGATTAAAATCTTGACGGCATTGATTCCGGAAATGTTTAAAATCAATGAGTTGACGATAGAATATATTGTCATTAGTTCTGTCTGGATTCCGCCGGGGTGCGCGTCTTTCAGCGTCAAGTCCACATAGGCAATTCCATCGGAAGTGACATAAAGCGCCCGCAGGATAGTCCCTGCCGGAATTGTGCGCATAAGGCCTTCTCGGGGACCTTGAATCAGGGCTTCGATAATGGTTTGGCCAAATTCGGCCGGATTGTTCGAATGAACAAGATTCTGTTCTTCCGCTGTTAAATATGAGTTTTCTTTGTCGGAAAAATAAAGATGAACAACCGCTGTATCCGCATGCCGGGTCAGGTCAATTTGGGTATTTTGATCGAGCCGGTCTAATGCCGCGGCTCTCTCGAGTGTATTAAAAACAACTAGGCCAAAGGTGCAAATAACCGTTATTGCTAAAACGGCAAAGAATGAACAGCATTTCGACAAAGACATATTTTGGGCCTTTCCTGTTGCAGTTCAAAAAATGTAAAGAATCTCATCAATTTTCAGGCAAGATACAGCTATTAAGCCAATACGCATTGCATGTCAAGGAAAGAAGGGGCATCGG encodes:
- the fusA gene encoding elongation factor G produces the protein MKKKHSINHIRNIGIIAHIDAGKTTVTERILYYTGRSYKIGEVHDGEAVMDWMPDEQERGITITSAVTTCHWKGSEIHIIDTPGHVDFTIEVERSLRVLDGAIGVFCAVGGVEPQSETVWKQADKYHVPKIAFINKLDRIGASFFGTIDMLKDKLKANPLIIQLPVGSEDHFVGVIDLIRMQQIIWQEDDLGATFTTGEIPPDLLDTAEEYHEKLIETVAEVDDEIMEAYLSEVPVAPENLIAAIRKATINMKLVPLLCGSALRNKGIQPLLDAIGQFLPSPVDVPPIKGTHPETGDIIECRAERSDPLAALIFKVAMMEGRKLSYVRIYSGELHTKSTVYNPGRKIHEKLSRIFKMHANKRERIESAGAGGIVGVVGLKDSSTGETLCISEHPVLLEKIEFFEPVISVAIEPKTHADEEKLDEVLEKFIAEDPTLRFKKDDDTGQTILSGMGELHLEVIISRMQREFNTNVNVGKPQVVYRETIGQEAAGSAVFDKEISGQRHFGEVTLKLRPLQRGSENRFRSKIRPETIPGMFIPAIEKGVMESLASGALMGYPVVDVEAVLTGGSYKESQGTDLAYTVSGSMACKAALENGKPFLLDPIMDVEVYVPEAFMGDVIGDLNSRGGKIASIEHKIGLQVLKAVVPLANMFGYSTVLRSATQGRGTFTMQFSHFDRK
- a CDS encoding GerMN domain-containing protein; this translates as MSLSKCCSFFAVLAITVICTFGLVVFNTLERAAALDRLDQNTQIDLTRHADTAVVHLYFSDKENSYLTAEEQNLVHSNNPAEFGQTIIEALIQGPREGLMRTIPAGTILRALYVTSDGIAYVDLTLKDAHPGGIQTELMTIYSIVNSLILNISGINAVKILIDGRESMTLAGHVDLRFPFKANMLLIR